A part of Streptomyces sp. NBC_01451 genomic DNA contains:
- the mftE gene encoding mycofactocin biosynthesis peptidyl-dipeptidase MftE yields the protein MAARVLADAVWPAVPSGAPVLVPVGSTEQHGPHLPLDTDTVVARAVVQRTAEALPGSWVAPPVAYGASGEHAHFPGTVSIGHEALCAVVVELTRSLALWAGRVVFVNGHGGNTATLDTALGLLRAEGHDIAWTGCGTPGGDAHAGRTETSLMLHLDPERVRLGAAVAGDTRPVVDLLPDLVAHGVRAVSPSGVLGDPAGASAEEGRRTLDAMVSATVRRIGAWTVDDRGRLADPARTSGAVRR from the coding sequence ATGGCGGCGCGCGTCCTGGCCGACGCCGTCTGGCCGGCCGTACCGTCCGGTGCGCCGGTCCTCGTCCCGGTCGGGTCCACCGAGCAGCACGGTCCGCATCTGCCGCTCGACACCGACACCGTCGTCGCCCGTGCCGTCGTACAGCGCACGGCGGAGGCCCTGCCCGGGTCGTGGGTGGCGCCGCCGGTGGCCTACGGCGCCAGCGGCGAACACGCGCACTTCCCGGGGACCGTCTCGATCGGCCACGAGGCGCTGTGCGCGGTGGTCGTCGAACTGACGCGCTCCCTCGCCCTGTGGGCGGGCCGTGTCGTGTTCGTCAACGGGCACGGCGGCAACACCGCCACCCTCGACACGGCCCTCGGCCTGTTGCGTGCCGAGGGTCACGACATCGCCTGGACCGGCTGCGGGACACCAGGCGGCGACGCGCACGCCGGCCGCACGGAGACCTCCCTCATGCTGCACCTGGACCCCGAGCGCGTACGGCTCGGCGCCGCCGTCGCGGGCGACACGCGCCCCGTGGTCGACCTCCTGCCGGACCTCGTGGCCCACGGCGTCCGCGCGGTCTCGCCCTCCGGCGTACTCGGCGATCCCGCCGGGGCCTCCGCAGAGGAGGGCCGCCGGACGCTCGACGCGATGGTGTCGGCCACGGTCCGCCGGATCGGCGCCTGGACGGTCGACGACCGGGGCCGCCTCGCCGATCCGGCCCGCACGTCCGGGGCCGTACGCCGATGA
- the mftF gene encoding mycofactocin biosynthesis glycosyltransferase MftF (Members of this protein family, MftF, are glycosyltransferases, members of PF00535 (glycosyl transferase family 2). The encoding gene is found as part of the mycofactocin cassette, in Mycobacterium tuberculosis, many other Actinobacteria, and occasional members of other lineages. Mycofactocin itself, a putative redox carrier, is a heavily modified derivative of the C-terminal Val-Tyr dipeptide of the mycofactocin precursor MftA (TIGR03969).), with protein sequence MTLPVGAGVVVAFDRHTRVVDGGRALVGGFPTRLLRLTPRARGLLVGRTVPVRDAASALLADRLVERGLAHPVVGSLPLPPDPRYTVVIPVRDRPRQLDRLLGSIGAGEPGGTGGTRPPVIVVDDASRRPAAVAAVAARHGARLVALDTNAGPAGARNAGLRHVTTPYAVLADSDIVLDPDTVPTLLRHFADPRVAMAVPRITGLTGGATTWIERYENTRSSLDLGAHPAAVRPGTPVSWAPTACAVVRVDALRDGRGFDEGMRVGEDVDLCWRLVRAGLRVRYEPAVRASHEHRARVGDWFLRKAVYGTGAHPLALRHPEFIAPAVFAPWSAAFAAALLAQRRWSAPVAGAVLGVVVLRIGRKFDGTRHPYRLAVPLAGNGALATLTQTSALLTRHWWPLTAVGCLVSRRMRRAAAVAALADIALEYRRGDDSLDPLRYGVARRLDDLAYGAGVWFSALKGRSTAALRPRVTRAAFSRGTTPRTPGRKTGPKR encoded by the coding sequence ATGACGCTTCCCGTCGGAGCCGGCGTGGTCGTCGCCTTCGACCGGCACACCAGGGTCGTCGACGGGGGCCGCGCGCTCGTCGGCGGATTCCCCACCCGGCTGCTGCGGCTGACGCCACGGGCCCGCGGACTCCTCGTCGGCCGGACGGTTCCCGTACGGGACGCGGCGAGCGCCCTCCTCGCGGACCGGCTGGTCGAGCGCGGCCTGGCCCATCCCGTCGTCGGCTCACTGCCGCTGCCGCCCGATCCCCGGTACACGGTAGTGATCCCGGTCCGCGACCGTCCACGTCAACTGGACCGGCTCCTGGGCAGCATCGGCGCAGGAGAGCCCGGCGGTACGGGCGGCACGCGACCTCCAGTGATCGTGGTCGACGACGCCTCGCGGCGCCCGGCGGCCGTGGCGGCCGTCGCCGCCCGGCACGGCGCCCGGCTGGTCGCCCTGGACACGAACGCCGGCCCCGCCGGTGCGCGCAACGCCGGGCTCCGCCACGTGACCACGCCGTACGCCGTCCTTGCCGACTCCGACATCGTGCTGGACCCCGACACGGTGCCGACCCTGCTCCGGCACTTCGCCGATCCCCGGGTCGCCATGGCCGTACCCCGCATCACCGGTCTGACCGGTGGAGCCACCACCTGGATCGAGCGGTACGAGAACACCCGGTCCTCCCTCGACCTCGGCGCCCACCCGGCCGCGGTGCGGCCCGGCACGCCCGTCTCCTGGGCGCCCACGGCCTGCGCGGTGGTGCGGGTGGACGCGCTGCGGGACGGGCGCGGATTCGACGAGGGGATGCGGGTGGGGGAGGACGTCGACCTGTGCTGGCGGCTGGTCCGGGCGGGGCTGCGGGTGCGTTACGAGCCCGCAGTCCGGGCCTCCCACGAGCACCGGGCGCGCGTGGGCGACTGGTTCCTGCGCAAGGCCGTGTACGGGACGGGGGCGCATCCGCTCGCCCTGCGGCACCCCGAGTTCATCGCACCGGCCGTGTTCGCGCCCTGGAGCGCGGCGTTCGCCGCCGCGCTGCTCGCCCAACGGCGCTGGTCGGCACCGGTCGCGGGGGCCGTCCTCGGGGTCGTCGTCCTGCGCATCGGCCGTAAGTTCGACGGCACCCGGCATCCGTACCGGCTGGCCGTGCCGCTCGCGGGAAACGGCGCGCTCGCCACCCTGACGCAGACCTCCGCGCTGCTCACCCGGCACTGGTGGCCGCTCACCGCCGTCGGCTGTCTGGTGTCCCGGCGGATGCGCCGGGCCGCGGCGGTCGCCGCTTTGGCCGACATCGCACTTGAGTACCGGCGCGGTGACGACTCACTGGACCCGCTCCGCTACGGCGTCGCCCGCCGCCTCGACGACCTCGCGTACGGCGCCGGCGTGTGGTTCTCCGCCCTCAAGGGCCGTTCCACCGCCGCGCTGCGGCCCCGCGTCACCCGCGCTGCGTTCTCCCGGGGGACAACCCCCCGGACCCCCGGCAGAAAGACAGGTCCGAAGCGGTGA
- a CDS encoding hydroxylase, which produces MTHEVVGRVEELGSELAALADENESLGKLSDRTVELLRSAGVIRMLQPKAYGGYEAHPREFAEAVMEVARHDGAAGWVCGVVGVHPWELAQMNPKLAQEVWNDDPDTWIASPYMPNGIADPVDGGYVLSGRWPFSSGSDHCGWDFLGALLGDGKGRPAGPITVLHVVLPREDYEIIDGTWDVVGLSGTGSKDVVVDKAFIPEYRTVRQEMVQEGTAAEAVGLTDTLYKLPFSSMFPLGITAAVVGICEGALALHLAQQKERVAVTGVQVRDDPYVLYAAGEAAAEIAASRVQLLDGISRLYDQVEAGKPISLEDRADVRRNQVRCAWRAVAALDEIFARSGGNAIRKGNPMQRYWRDAHVGLQHMIHVPGAAYHANALAAMGLELPEPMRILI; this is translated from the coding sequence GTGACGCATGAAGTGGTCGGTCGTGTCGAGGAGCTGGGTTCAGAACTGGCCGCACTCGCCGACGAGAACGAGTCACTCGGCAAACTGAGCGACCGGACGGTGGAACTGCTCCGCTCGGCCGGTGTGATCAGGATGCTGCAGCCGAAGGCGTACGGCGGCTACGAGGCCCACCCCCGGGAGTTCGCCGAGGCGGTCATGGAGGTCGCCAGGCACGACGGTGCCGCGGGCTGGGTGTGCGGTGTGGTCGGCGTGCACCCGTGGGAGCTCGCCCAGATGAACCCCAAGCTGGCGCAGGAGGTCTGGAACGACGACCCGGACACCTGGATCGCCTCGCCGTACATGCCCAACGGCATCGCCGACCCGGTCGACGGCGGCTATGTCCTCAGCGGTCGCTGGCCGTTCTCCTCGGGGAGCGACCACTGCGGGTGGGACTTCCTCGGCGCGCTGCTCGGGGACGGCAAGGGCAGGCCGGCGGGCCCCATCACGGTGCTGCACGTGGTGCTGCCCCGCGAGGACTACGAGATCATCGACGGCACCTGGGACGTGGTCGGCCTGTCCGGCACCGGCAGCAAGGACGTCGTCGTCGACAAGGCGTTCATCCCCGAGTACCGCACGGTCCGCCAGGAGATGGTCCAGGAGGGCACCGCGGCGGAGGCGGTCGGGCTGACCGACACCCTCTACAAGCTGCCGTTCAGTTCGATGTTCCCGCTCGGCATCACCGCCGCCGTCGTCGGCATCTGCGAGGGCGCCCTCGCCCTGCACCTGGCGCAGCAGAAGGAGCGGGTCGCCGTGACCGGCGTCCAGGTGCGCGACGACCCGTACGTCCTCTACGCGGCGGGCGAGGCCGCGGCCGAGATCGCCGCCTCCCGGGTGCAACTCCTCGACGGCATCAGCCGGTTGTACGACCAGGTCGAGGCGGGCAAGCCGATCAGCCTGGAGGACCGGGCCGACGTCCGGCGCAACCAGGTCCGTTGTGCCTGGCGGGCCGTCGCCGCCCTGGACGAGATCTTCGCCCGCTCCGGCGGCAACGCGATCCGGAAGGGCAACCCGATGCAGCGGTACTGGCGCGACGCGCACGTCGGACTCCAGCACATGATCCATGTGCCGGGAGCCGCGTATCACGCGAACGCGCTGGCCGCGATGGGCCTCGAACTGCCCGAACCGATGCGCATCCTGATATGA
- a CDS encoding flavin reductase family protein has product MSEGATHSRTVDAHAIDGRRFRDVLGNFPTSVVAITTTDTGERPHGMVVGTFTSVSLDPPLVSFLADRSSATLRTIRAAGRFCANALAGNQERLSRQLATGPAGQRFEGVPWQASDLGNPVLDGIIAWVDCTVEQVVEIGDHLLVVGRVRDLRVESMKTPLLFFRSGYGDYLSSASVLMDRLVGWDEIGR; this is encoded by the coding sequence ATGAGCGAGGGCGCGACGCACTCCCGGACGGTGGACGCGCACGCGATCGACGGGCGCCGGTTCCGTGACGTCCTGGGCAACTTCCCCACGAGCGTGGTCGCGATCACCACCACGGACACCGGGGAACGGCCGCACGGAATGGTCGTCGGCACCTTCACCTCGGTGTCGCTGGACCCGCCCCTGGTGTCCTTCCTGGCCGACCGCTCCTCCGCGACCCTGCGGACGATCAGGGCCGCGGGCCGCTTCTGCGCCAACGCGCTCGCGGGCAACCAGGAACGGCTGTCCCGGCAACTGGCGACGGGGCCGGCCGGACAACGGTTCGAAGGCGTCCCATGGCAGGCGTCGGACCTGGGCAATCCCGTGCTGGACGGGATCATCGCGTGGGTCGACTGCACGGTCGAACAGGTCGTCGAGATCGGCGATCACCTGTTGGTCGTCGGGCGGGTCCGGGACCTGCGCGTCGAGTCGATGAAAACCCCGCTGCTGTTCTTCCGGAGCGGATACGGCGACTACCTGTCGAGCGCGAGCGTGCTCATGGACAGGCTCGTCGGCTGGGACGAGATCGGTCGGTAG
- a CDS encoding SDR family NAD(P)-dependent oxidoreductase has protein sequence MPEISQDAEHRGKVALITGGGRGFGKAFGEALSGLGAHVVLADLDGDAATGAAAELTAKGLGATGVTCDVADEDAVGAVVSAIVERHGGLDILVNNAGLHAAYNRPFTELGLAKVRRVLDVNVMGTVICTLAAQQAMRGRPGASIVNISSSAAYANRSIYGVSKLAVRGLTVSFAREFAADGIRVNAIAPGLIFTDAVRAQLSAAEAERVLGEQILRQEGREQDIVEALLYLVSSKSSFVTGETLRVTGGFALSV, from the coding sequence ATGCCGGAAATCTCCCAAGACGCGGAACACCGGGGCAAGGTCGCCCTCATCACCGGCGGCGGCCGGGGCTTCGGCAAGGCGTTCGGTGAGGCCCTGTCCGGCCTCGGCGCGCATGTCGTGCTCGCCGACCTCGACGGCGACGCCGCGACCGGGGCCGCCGCCGAACTCACCGCGAAGGGCCTGGGCGCGACCGGGGTCACCTGCGACGTCGCCGACGAGGACGCGGTCGGCGCGGTAGTGAGCGCGATCGTCGAACGCCACGGCGGACTGGACATCCTGGTGAACAACGCGGGCCTGCACGCCGCCTACAACAGGCCGTTCACCGAACTGGGCCTGGCCAAGGTCCGGCGAGTCCTCGACGTCAACGTCATGGGCACCGTCATCTGCACGCTCGCGGCCCAGCAGGCCATGCGGGGCCGGCCCGGAGCCTCGATCGTCAACATCTCGTCGTCGGCGGCCTACGCGAACCGCAGCATCTACGGAGTGTCCAAGCTGGCCGTGCGCGGCCTGACGGTCTCCTTCGCGCGCGAGTTCGCCGCCGACGGCATCCGGGTCAACGCGATAGCGCCCGGCCTGATCTTCACCGACGCCGTACGGGCTCAGCTGTCCGCCGCCGAGGCCGAACGCGTCCTGGGCGAGCAGATCCTGCGGCAGGAGGGCCGCGAACAGGACATCGTCGAGGCGCTGCTGTACCTGGTCTCGTCGAAGTCGTCCTTCGTCACCGGCGAGACGCTGCGCGTGACGGGCGGGTTCGCGCTCTCCGTCTAG
- a CDS encoding SDR family NAD(P)-dependent oxidoreductase, translating to MEIKGKKAVVFGGASGMGRATAELLAARGAEVAVLDRPASAGAEVAAAFGGSFHPVDVTDFEATESTLGDAVEALGGLHVSITTAGGGSVRRTLGKDGPHDLETFRRVLDLNAVATFNVSRLAAAHMSRNEPEEPDGERGVIVNTSSIAAFEGQIGQVAYSAAKAAIAGMSLTMARDLGSLGIRVVAIAPSLFETGATERIPAEVRAALVKDAAFPRRLGHPEEYAKLALAVVDNPMLNGQCLRLDAGQRFGPK from the coding sequence ATGGAGATCAAGGGCAAGAAGGCCGTGGTGTTCGGCGGCGCCTCCGGCATGGGCCGGGCCACCGCCGAGCTGCTCGCGGCCCGCGGCGCCGAGGTCGCCGTACTCGACCGTCCGGCGTCGGCGGGCGCCGAGGTGGCCGCCGCGTTCGGCGGAAGCTTCCATCCCGTCGACGTGACCGACTTCGAGGCGACGGAGAGCACGCTGGGCGACGCCGTGGAAGCCCTCGGCGGGCTGCACGTGTCGATCACCACCGCGGGCGGCGGCAGCGTACGGCGGACGCTCGGCAAGGACGGGCCGCACGACCTGGAGACCTTCCGTCGAGTGCTCGACCTCAACGCCGTCGCCACCTTCAACGTCAGCCGGCTGGCCGCCGCGCACATGAGCCGCAACGAGCCCGAGGAACCGGACGGTGAGCGGGGCGTCATCGTCAACACGTCGTCGATCGCCGCCTTCGAGGGCCAGATCGGCCAGGTCGCCTACTCGGCGGCCAAGGCGGCGATCGCCGGCATGAGCCTCACCATGGCCCGCGATCTCGGCTCCCTCGGCATCCGCGTCGTCGCCATCGCGCCCAGCCTTTTCGAGACGGGTGCCACCGAGCGGATCCCCGCCGAGGTACGGGCCGCCCTGGTCAAGGACGCCGCGTTCCCCCGCCGCCTCGGCCACCCGGAGGAGTACGCGAAGCTCGCCCTCGCCGTCGTCGACAACCCGATGCTGAACGGCCAGTGCCTGCGTCTGGACGCCGGCCAGCGGTTCGGCCCGAAGTGA
- a CDS encoding acyl-CoA dehydrogenase family protein yields MNFELSAEQGMLCEASRDLLADRAPIEHVRAWLDRDEDVDPEVWRLTADLGWPGLGLPEEYDGSGQGLVELALVAEELGYALGRGPFAPTAIVGRALAVEGSPILRSEVLPVLAAGSSWATWAFAEPRAPWSLDGLRATARAVDDAYVLDGVKTAVQDAGGAHWLLVTALHDGVPASFLVDRDAPGVTVRRQRTLDPTRAFHEVRFEGVRVPHDRRLTSGPAGIQRLLDEASVLRCADALGVMRRLLELTVEHTTTRVQFGQPIGTFQAVKHSAADIALLVHGARAATHYAAMAADAGTDDAARAACAAASYVSAGSGEAAARALQLHGGIGFTWEHDLHLFLRRARADSVLYGDAAVHRDRLCALVQASPATASS; encoded by the coding sequence GTGAACTTCGAGCTCAGCGCAGAGCAGGGCATGTTGTGCGAAGCCTCGCGCGACCTGTTGGCGGACCGGGCCCCGATCGAGCACGTACGGGCGTGGCTGGACCGCGACGAGGACGTCGACCCCGAGGTGTGGCGGCTCACCGCCGACCTCGGCTGGCCCGGGCTCGGCCTGCCCGAGGAGTACGACGGCAGCGGCCAGGGGCTGGTAGAACTCGCCCTCGTCGCCGAGGAGTTGGGGTACGCCCTCGGGCGGGGTCCGTTCGCACCCACCGCGATCGTCGGCCGGGCACTCGCCGTCGAGGGCTCTCCCATCCTGCGGTCCGAGGTGCTGCCCGTCCTGGCCGCCGGATCGTCCTGGGCCACCTGGGCGTTCGCCGAGCCGCGGGCTCCCTGGTCGCTCGACGGCCTCCGCGCCACCGCCCGCGCCGTCGACGACGCGTACGTCCTCGACGGGGTGAAGACGGCGGTGCAGGACGCCGGCGGCGCCCACTGGCTGCTCGTCACGGCACTGCACGACGGCGTGCCGGCCTCGTTCCTCGTCGACCGTGACGCCCCGGGCGTCACGGTCCGGCGCCAACGCACCCTCGATCCGACCCGCGCGTTCCACGAGGTCCGCTTCGAGGGCGTACGCGTTCCGCACGACCGCCGCCTCACCTCCGGGCCCGCCGGCATCCAGCGGCTGCTCGACGAGGCGTCGGTGCTGCGGTGCGCCGACGCGCTCGGGGTGATGCGGCGCCTGTTGGAGCTCACGGTCGAACACACCACGACCCGCGTGCAGTTCGGGCAGCCCATCGGCACCTTCCAGGCCGTCAAGCACTCCGCCGCCGACATCGCACTCCTCGTGCACGGTGCCCGCGCGGCCACCCACTACGCGGCGATGGCCGCCGACGCGGGCACCGACGACGCCGCCCGCGCTGCCTGTGCCGCCGCCTCGTACGTCTCGGCGGGTTCCGGCGAGGCCGCGGCCCGGGCGCTCCAGCTGCACGGCGGCATCGGCTTCACCTGGGAGCACGACCTCCATCTCTTTCTGCGCCGCGCCAGGGCCGACAGCGTCCTGTACGGCGACGCGGCCGTACACCGCGACCGGCTGTGCGCCCTGGTGCAGGCCTCTCCCGCAACCGCATCCTCCTGA